Proteins from a single region of Crassaminicella profunda:
- a CDS encoding ATP-grasp domain-containing protein produces MNILILGAGVDQIHMIKKAKDLGHTVYTCDRNKNALGNKYADYPLDIDLIDVESIRKVIVDNNIQGICTMASNLAPRIVAKIGEEFKLNTIAYQSSLKATEKAVFRELFRNTDIPIAEGGKVYTFEDALKICKAIGFPVLFKPSDGAGCRGIRIVRDNKDIQEKFKFSKSQSDSGIVVVEKYYEDHLVFGVESVVNEGRTYIVGIADKMVKKYPEIGTLGITLPTTLDDKKIQKVKAIVEKIHKKLDIKMGATHLDFVWGDNEPRIIDIGPRLAGGPLIHELLYKLTGFDMIQYVIKQSLGKVENPKIRKIKKAGMSIHFFSPISGRLQDFQMPTLKENMTGVWRKGKGDIIDVNTSNTGRLGYVTCIDDHIEVVREKIKDFILNTSITIVDDHNQLKRITPILKGWVY; encoded by the coding sequence ATGAATATACTCATATTAGGTGCAGGAGTGGATCAAATTCATATGATAAAAAAAGCAAAAGACCTTGGTCATACTGTTTATACTTGTGATAGAAATAAAAATGCTCTAGGAAATAAATATGCAGATTATCCACTAGACATAGATCTAATAGATGTAGAAAGTATAAGAAAAGTTATAGTAGATAACAATATTCAAGGAATTTGTACAATGGCAAGTAATTTGGCTCCAAGAATAGTAGCAAAAATAGGTGAGGAATTTAAATTGAATACAATAGCTTATCAATCTTCTCTGAAGGCAACAGAAAAAGCTGTATTTAGAGAATTATTCAGAAATACGGATATTCCAATTGCTGAAGGTGGTAAAGTTTATACTTTTGAAGATGCATTAAAAATATGCAAAGCAATTGGTTTTCCAGTTTTATTTAAACCATCAGATGGGGCTGGATGCAGGGGAATAAGAATTGTAAGAGATAATAAAGATATACAAGAAAAATTTAAATTTTCTAAGAGTCAAAGTGATTCAGGAATTGTGGTAGTTGAAAAATATTATGAAGACCATTTAGTTTTTGGAGTCGAATCAGTAGTCAATGAAGGAAGAACTTATATTGTAGGAATTGCTGATAAAATGGTTAAGAAATATCCTGAAATAGGAACTTTAGGAATTACTTTACCAACAACATTAGATGATAAAAAAATACAAAAGGTAAAAGCAATTGTTGAAAAAATTCATAAAAAATTAGACATTAAAATGGGAGCAACCCACCTAGATTTTGTATGGGGTGATAATGAGCCTAGAATTATTGATATAGGTCCAAGACTTGCAGGAGGACCTTTGATTCATGAACTATTATATAAATTAACTGGGTTTGATATGATTCAATATGTTATCAAACAAAGTCTTGGAAAGGTTGAAAATCCTAAAATAAGAAAAATAAAAAAAGCAGGAATGAGTATACATTTTTTTTCTCCTATTTCTGGAAGATTACAAGATTTTCAAATGCCAACATTAAAAGAAAATATGACGGGTGTTTGGAGAAAAGGAAAAGGAGATATAATAGATGTGAATACTTCTAACACAGGAAGATTAGGCTATGTGACTTGTATAGATGATCATATTGAAGTGGTAAGAGAAAAAATAAAAGATTTTATATTGAATACAAGCATAACCATAGTAGATGATCATAATCAGTTAAAAAGGATTACGCCAATATTAAAAGGGTGGGTATATTGA
- a CDS encoding glycosyltransferase has protein sequence MLSPKKIAFITCVNNEEMYEEALLYIKNLYIPEDYTIETLCIKNAESITKGYNQAIKDSDAKYKVYMHQDVFIINKNFIVDFIDIFETHKSIGMIGVAGTQTIPLNGIWWESNTRYGKVYDSHSGKLELLNFNTIENEYEIVKAIDGLIMITQYDIPWREDLFDGWHFYDLSQSIEFHKGGYEVVIPKQNPPWCIHDCGIVNTKNGYEAYRDLFLNEYAKDIFPLVSVFIEAYDRVDYFKSALDSVLNQTYKNIQIIIIDKSSNDECKKTTQKYIEKHPNIQYYRSDVLFQNKDMLSQLLKISSGEHLSYLKDDVIYHKDRITIMMNYFFKYKDLQCVTSYSQLIDKNGTILEDTHIKRKLFDNNSMLNGKFFISLLLTKIFDLIDEISIPLFKRKAIENDIQKGKFGIYVAKEDQIMANLLTIINIIDKGKVLYISEPLSCFRVHDIHDQRKINTLLHEVFNYLIDKNILIKRYPIFNCTK, from the coding sequence ATGTTAAGTCCTAAAAAAATAGCCTTTATCACCTGTGTAAATAATGAAGAAATGTATGAAGAAGCATTATTATATATTAAAAATCTCTATATACCAGAAGACTATACAATAGAAACTTTGTGTATAAAAAATGCAGAAAGCATTACAAAAGGATATAATCAAGCAATAAAAGATTCAGATGCTAAATATAAAGTCTATATGCACCAGGATGTATTTATCATCAATAAAAATTTTATAGTAGATTTTATAGATATTTTTGAAACCCACAAAAGTATAGGAATGATAGGCGTAGCAGGTACTCAAACAATTCCTCTAAATGGAATATGGTGGGAATCTAATACTCGATATGGAAAAGTTTATGATAGTCATTCTGGAAAATTAGAACTACTAAATTTTAATACAATAGAAAATGAATATGAAATAGTAAAAGCTATCGATGGATTAATCATGATCACCCAATATGATATTCCTTGGAGAGAAGATCTCTTTGATGGTTGGCATTTTTATGATCTATCTCAAAGTATTGAATTTCATAAAGGAGGATATGAAGTAGTAATTCCAAAACAAAATCCCCCTTGGTGTATTCATGATTGTGGAATCGTTAATACAAAGAATGGATACGAAGCATATAGAGATCTATTTTTAAATGAATATGCAAAAGATATTTTTCCCTTAGTCAGTGTTTTTATAGAAGCATATGATAGAGTAGATTATTTTAAAAGTGCTCTAGATAGTGTCCTCAATCAAACCTACAAAAACATACAAATCATTATTATTGATAAAAGTTCAAATGATGAATGCAAAAAAACAACCCAAAAATATATAGAAAAGCATCCTAATATTCAATACTATAGAAGTGATGTATTATTTCAAAATAAAGATATGCTAAGCCAACTTTTAAAAATAAGTTCTGGTGAACATCTTAGCTATTTAAAAGATGATGTTATTTATCATAAAGACAGAATCACTATAATGATGAATTATTTTTTTAAATATAAAGATTTACAATGCGTCACATCCTACAGCCAATTAATAGATAAGAATGGAACCATTTTAGAAGATACACATATAAAAAGAAAACTATTTGACAATAACTCTATGTTAAATGGTAAATTTTTTATCAGTTTATTATTAACAAAAATATTTGATCTCATTGATGAAATAAGTATTCCTTTATTTAAGAGAAAAGCTATTGAAAATGATATACAAAAAGGTAAGTTTGGTATATATGTAGCAAAAGAAGATCAAATAATGGCTAACTTGCTTACGATCATCAACATTATTGATAAGGGAAAAGTATTATATATATCAGAACCTTTAAGTTGTTTCAGAGTCCATGACATTCATGACCAAAGGAAGATCAATACCCTATTGCATGAAGTATTTAATTATTTAATAGATAAAAATATCCTCATAAAAAGGTACCCTATATTTAATTGTACCAAATAA
- a CDS encoding DUF6385 domain-containing protein, translating to MANNLVFNNVADQLKTKVYGDNSGTTKAIAVDSDGKLLVGEIGTVTTIGEVLNVQSVDLVDAVSTVSTVSQVLNVASVDAVDAVSTVSTVSQVLNVASVDAVDAVSTVSTVSQVLNVASVDAVDAVSTVSTVSQVLNVASVDAVDAVSTVSTVSEVLNVASVDAVDAVSTVTYVSEVKSITDTVNINVVGNGFVHDIGTAAAIAAGNTVTVLTKDTSEVNVTSFYIKRTGGSGTVETWLQISPTNVAADYIDDPYVVTLTDDTPTILDPQRYLKYTRVRAKAIGDTATVVARYNGHY from the coding sequence ATGGCTAATAATTTAGTGTTTAATAATGTGGCAGATCAATTAAAAACAAAAGTATATGGTGATAATAGTGGAACTACAAAAGCTATAGCAGTAGATAGTGATGGGAAATTACTAGTTGGCGAAATTGGTACAGTGACAACAATAGGTGAAGTGTTAAATGTACAATCAGTAGATTTAGTAGATGCAGTGTCAACGGTATCAACAGTAAGCCAAGTATTAAATGTAGCATCAGTAGACGCAGTAGATGCAGTGTCAACGGTATCAACAGTAAGCCAAGTATTAAATGTAGCATCAGTAGACGCAGTAGATGCAGTGTCAACGGTATCAACAGTAAGTCAAGTATTAAATGTAGCATCAGTAGACGCAGTAGATGCAGTGTCAACGGTATCAACAGTAAGCCAAGTATTAAATGTAGCATCAGTAGATGCCGTAGATGCAGTGTCAACGGTATCAACAGTGAGTGAAGTATTAAATGTAGCATCAGTAGATGCCGTAGATGCAGTGTCAACAGTAACTTATGTATCAGAAGTAAAATCAATTACAGATACAGTAAATATCAATGTAGTAGGGAATGGATTTGTACATGATATTGGAACAGCAGCAGCTATTGCAGCTGGTAATACAGTTACAGTATTAACGAAGGATACTTCTGAAGTGAACGTTACTTCATTCTATATAAAGAGAACGGGTGGAAGTGGAACTGTTGAAACATGGTTACAAATATCCCCAACCAATGTGGCGGCTGATTATATTGATGACCCTTATGTAGTAACTTTAACAGATGATACACCAACCATATTAGATCCACAAAGATATCTTAAGTATACAAGAGTAAGGGCAAAAGCAATAGGAGATACAGCCACTGTAGTAGCTCGTTATAATGGTCATTATTAA
- a CDS encoding glycosyltransferase — translation MKTSIILLTFNQLHYTKLCINSIRKYTDKNTYELIVIDNHSTDGTTKWLKNQEDIQCIFNEDNLGFPKGCNQGIKIAKGDNILLLNNDIIVTPNWLTNLNKCLYSDKDIGAVGAVTNNCSNHQTIPSTYNNIEEMITFAKKNNISSKNQWEEKLRLIGFCMLIKKEVVEKIGLLDERFSPGNFEDDDYSFRIKLAGYKLMLCKDVFIHHFGSVSFNETKNEFSKILKVNKKKFKKKWGFSISYYSNIQVDLINLMDNFQSKKVNVLEIGCGYGGTLLQIKNNCKTANLYGIDLNKKALEIAKSFANVQCLNIENEKLPYDENYFDYIILGNILEHLYDPWKILKNIGMYMKKDGKILASIPNIMHYSNIKNLINGNWVHDDQTPIRFFTLKQINTMFNDVNYTIETITGKTTQPNEADKKLINSLNNITGRNMTKQYQFQQYFIKARKIENSIEENNSNHTKIKFLLRRIENDILIEESSKSLIEIIDDSKLNLNTLIKIIHMNIIKKDKVLNQLSSQLSKKNMYEYANILLSKSYEINPQNIETQELLKIIEGENLC, via the coding sequence ATGAAAACAAGTATTATACTATTAACTTTTAATCAATTGCATTATACAAAACTTTGTATCAATAGTATTAGAAAATATACAGACAAAAACACTTATGAACTCATAGTAATCGATAATCACTCTACTGATGGAACTACTAAATGGTTAAAAAATCAAGAAGATATTCAATGTATATTTAATGAAGATAATTTAGGATTTCCTAAAGGTTGTAATCAAGGGATAAAAATAGCAAAAGGAGATAATATCCTCCTTTTAAATAACGATATCATTGTCACACCTAATTGGCTTACAAATTTGAATAAATGCTTATATAGTGATAAAGATATAGGCGCTGTAGGCGCTGTTACAAATAACTGTTCTAATCATCAAACAATACCATCTACCTACAATAACATTGAAGAAATGATTACATTTGCAAAAAAAAACAATATTTCTAGTAAAAATCAATGGGAAGAAAAACTAAGATTAATTGGATTTTGTATGCTTATTAAAAAGGAAGTCGTAGAAAAGATTGGGCTGTTAGATGAACGATTTTCACCTGGAAATTTTGAAGATGATGATTATTCCTTTAGAATCAAGTTAGCTGGATACAAATTAATGCTCTGTAAAGATGTATTTATACATCATTTTGGCAGTGTTTCTTTTAATGAAACTAAAAATGAATTTTCTAAAATTCTTAAAGTTAATAAAAAGAAATTTAAAAAAAAATGGGGTTTCTCTATTTCTTATTATTCAAATATTCAAGTAGATTTAATAAATTTAATGGATAATTTTCAATCTAAAAAAGTCAATGTATTAGAAATTGGATGTGGTTACGGAGGTACTTTACTTCAAATCAAAAACAATTGCAAAACAGCTAATTTATATGGAATAGATTTAAATAAAAAAGCTTTAGAAATTGCTAAGTCTTTTGCTAATGTACAATGCCTAAATATAGAAAACGAAAAACTTCCATACGATGAAAATTATTTTGATTATATTATATTAGGAAATATACTAGAGCATTTATATGATCCTTGGAAAATATTAAAAAACATAGGAATGTATATGAAAAAAGACGGAAAAATTTTAGCCAGTATTCCTAATATCATGCACTATAGCAATATTAAAAATTTGATAAATGGAAATTGGGTACATGATGACCAAACACCTATTAGATTTTTCACATTAAAACAAATCAATACTATGTTCAACGACGTGAATTATACAATTGAAACAATCACTGGAAAAACTACACAACCAAATGAAGCTGACAAGAAGTTAATCAATTCATTAAATAATATAACAGGAAGAAATATGACAAAACAATATCAATTTCAACAATATTTTATAAAAGCAAGAAAGATAGAAAATTCTATAGAAGAAAATAATAGTAATCATACAAAAATTAAGTTCTTATTAAGAAGAATTGAAAATGATATATTGATTGAAGAAAGTTCAAAATCTTTAATAGAAATAATCGATGATTCTAAATTAAATTTAAATACTCTTATAAAAATAATTCATATGAATATTATAAAAAAAGACAAAGTATTAAATCAATTATCCTCTCAATTAAGTAAAAAAAATATGTACGAATATGCAAATATTTTATTATCTAAATCTTATGAGATTAATCCTCAGAATATTGAGACTCAAGAACTATTAAAAATCATAGAAGGTGAAAATTTATGTTAA